One window of the Populus nigra chromosome 4, ddPopNigr1.1, whole genome shotgun sequence genome contains the following:
- the LOC133691811 gene encoding uncharacterized protein LOC133691811, which yields MTKATEGESVTLDLLKEKMAEFAKERNWDQFHSPRNLLLALVGEVGELSEIFQWRGEVPKGLPDWKEEDKVHLGEELSDVLLYLVRLSDICGIDLGKAALRKVGLNAIKYPVGSKGSSKET from the exons ATGACAAAGGCAACCGAAGGAGAAAGTGTCACTCTTGATCTCCTCAAGGAAAAAATGGCTGAGTTTGCTAAGGAAAGGAACTGGGACCAGTTTCATAGCCCCAGGAACCTGCTGTTGGCTCTG GTGGGTGAAGTTGGAGAATTATCGGAGATATTTCAGTGGAGAGGAGAGGTCCCAAAGGGACTTCCTGATTGGAAAGAAGAGGATAAAGTACATCTTGGTGAAGAGCTCTCAGATGTCTTGCTATACCTTGTCAGGCTCTCTGATATCTGTGGTATTGACCTAGGCAAAGCTGCACTGAGGAAAGTGGGACTCAATGCCATCAAGTACCCAGTTGGCAGCAAGGGCTCTTCCAAGGAaacataa
- the LOC133691708 gene encoding EPIDERMAL PATTERNING FACTOR-like protein 9 gives MANTRLCYLLSLLFTFILAAFVIQGSRNQELLTYHQSISTPSQEDSQALGGNEEQMSSKRLMIGSTAPTCTYNECRGCKYKCRAEQVPVEGNDPIHSAYHYKCICHR, from the exons ATGGCAAACACTAGACTATGCTACTTACTCTCCCTTCTCTTTACCTTTATTCTTGCAGCGTTTGTTATTCAAG GATCCAGAAATCAAGAGCTGCTGACTTATCATCAAAGTATCAGTACACCATCACAGGAAGATTCACAGGCGCTG GGTGGCAATGAAGAGCAGATGTCTTCAAAGAGATTGATGATTGGCTCCACAGCTCCGACTTGCACTTACAATGAATGTAGAGGATGCAAATACAAGTGTAGAGCTGAGCAAGTTCCTGTAGAGGGAAACGACCCAATACACAGTGCATACCACTACAAATGTATTTGTCATAGGTGA